The following proteins come from a genomic window of Micromonas commoda chromosome 2, complete sequence:
- a CDS encoding hypothetical protein (has a portion of CumB domain which harbors Cytosine/adenosine deaminases [Nucleotide transport and metabolism / Translation, ribosomal structure and biogenesis]; conserved predicted protein, with CumB domain), which produces MQSPPSYPPRHPPKPEPTADTAAPSNSSSRIHPRRQLKEVSAKAPLSALTHVKRVQRRDGDDGSLRVLLCECSDASPDGGAWPAPVRDLVDRFALAPERTAVPGRAPRTREQWEEWNALWPIAWQKPNSHLAVPLETPCATDVTEMKRWMRSCIDVAREGGATNAAIVVDPSGPGTVIARGLDETRAWRCVGRGNGHLGGNGHPLRHCALVAIDDAARRDAETYPAGEDEKNGLSSAPEPTPPDRSEVGEKRRRGETLSASEMTETLGRPYLCTGYDAYLVREPCVMCAMALTHSRVRRVIFGAGSPGNGALGGGKHSLHGQRTLNHHYQVYTFGLSGEEMDNLVRGHRQTQS; this is translated from the coding sequence ATGCAGTCACCTCCCTCTTACCCTCCCCGGCATCCCCCAAAGCCCGAACCAACcgccgacaccgccgccccctcgaACTCATCGTCCCGCATCCACCCCCGTCGACAGCTCAAGGAGGTATCGGCCAAGGCCCCGCTGAGCGCGCTGACGCACGTCAAGCGCGTGCagaggcgcgacggcgacgacggctcgctACGCGTGCTGCTGTGCGAGTgctccgacgcgagcccggacggcggcgcgtggccggcgccggtgagggACCTGGTGGACCggttcgcgctcgcgcctgaGCGAACCGCGGtgccggggcgcgcgccgcgaaccagGGAGCAGTGGGAGGAGTGGAACGCGCTGTGGCCCATCGCGTGGCAGAAGCCCAACAGCCACCTGGCGGTCCCTTTGGAAACCCCGTGCGCTACGGACGTGACGGAGATGAAGCGATGGATGCGAAGCTGtatcgacgtcgcgagggagggcGGGGCGACAAACGcggccatcgtcgtcgacccctCCGGGCCGGGGACGGTCATCGCGCGGGGTTTAGACGAGACGCGAGCGTGGAGGTGCGTCGGACGAGGTAACGGCCATCTAGGAGGTAACGGCCATCCGCTGCGTCACTGCGCGCTGGTggcgatcgacgacgcggcgaggcgcgacgcggagacgtACCCGGCGGGCGAGGATGAAAAAAACGGTTTATCATCGGCGCCCGAGCCGACGCCCCCCGACCGGAGCGAGGTTGGGGAaaagcgacgccgcggggagaCTCTGAGCGCGAGTGAGATGACGGAGACTCTGGGACGGCCGTACCTGTGCACGGGGTACGACGCGTACCTGGTGAGGGAGCCGTGCGTCATGTGCGCCATGGCGCTGACGCACTCGAGGGTTCGGCGGGTCATCTTTGGCGCCGGTTCACCGGGCAACGGGGCTCTCGGGGGTGGCAAGCACTCGCTGCACGGGCAGCGGACGCTGAACCACCACTATCAGGTGTACACGTTCGGGCTCAGCGGGGAGGAGATGGACAACCTGGTGAGGGGGCATAGGCAGACTCAAAGTTGA
- a CDS encoding predicted protein produces MTTLTLSFVSAPARSRVETSKPRGARLRHPVRIPKNTRDLSAAITSSGSSSWAGPPHSPSEVYIARVPLVGLEALEWGLGNKYPGELDHTMVLVRHLECETDANGTEKCTDWNAVTCYDFLPEEPASPATAATLLAGGSVKGKLRTRTLRGIPKRKCEFVGQAVVGQRLGDGVECQREIDARCAEFQKEWDPHLSLKDHSCREHSAALASMLTGKEVTSEKIGAHVTPAFSA; encoded by the coding sequence ATGACGACGCTCACACTGTCGTTCGtatccgccccggcgcgctcgcgcgtcgaaaCGTCAAAgccccgaggcgcgcgcctccgtcaCCCTGTCCGGATTCCCAAAAACACCAGGGATCTATCCGCGGCAATTACCTCGtccggctcgtcgtcgtgggcggGTCCTCCGCACTCGCCGAGCGAGGTTTAcatcgcgcgggtgccgtTGGTCGGtctggaggcgctcgagtgGGGCTTGGGAAACAAGTACCCCGGCGAGCTCGATCACACCATGGTGCTGGTTCGGCACCTCGAGtgcgagacggacgcgaacgggacGGAAAAATGCACGGACTGGAACGCGGTCACCTGTTACGATTTCCTCCCCGAGGAGCCCGCGTCGccagccaccgccgccacgctGCTCGCCGGGGGGAGCGTCAAGGGCAAGCTCCGGACTCGCACGCTGCGCGGAATACCCAAGCGCAAGTGCGAGTTCGTCGGCCAGGCCGTCGTCGGGCAGAGGCTCGGGGACGGGGTGGAATGCCAACGGGAGATTGACGCGAGGTGCGCAGAGTTCCAGAAGGAATGGGACCCGCACCTGAGCCTCAAGGACCACAGCTGCAGGGAGCactccgccgcgttggcgagcaTGCTCACGGGCAAGGAGGTCACGTCGGAGAAGATCGGGGCGCACGTGACTCCCGCCTTTTCCGCGTGA
- a CDS encoding predicted protein, with amino-acid sequence MTPKSTPENPTKDEPWMYCLSRGRARAEKMPPFGYAGPLRPYPIMTPRNPLHLRDLPPNVPVTDYHEDAEPTSEIESKQQQMTVQYKPGQIDVLRKCCQVARGALDATIRAARPGVTTEELDKICHAYITAHGGYPSPLNYYNFPKSCCTSVNEVICHGIPDARPLQSGDILNVDVTAYIYGYHGDLNETVLIGECDDESKHLCMTAYKCLQRGIETVKPGARYRDIGEEVTKLATQRKCSVVKSYCGHGIGTLFHCAPNIPHYAKNKAVGSMKEGHVFTIEPMINAGDWRDETWPDGWTAVTRDGKRSAQYEHTMVVTSDGVEILTRRNEDSPRVFPWTDGESEGVVPGS; translated from the coding sequence ATGACCCCGAAGTCCACCCCGGAGAATCCAACCAAAGATGAGCCGTGGATGTACTGCCTCTCCCGCGGCAGGGCCAGAGCGGAGAAGATGCCCCCGTTCGGCTACGCGGGCCCGCTCAGACCTTACCCCATCATGACCCCGCGCAATCCCCTCCACCTGAGGGACCTCCCGCCCAACGTCCCGGTCACCGACTAccacgaggacgccgagcccACGTCTGAGATTGAGTCgaagcagcagcagatgaCGGTGCAGTACAAGCCGGGGCAGATCGACGTCCTTCGAAAGTGCTGCcaggtggcgcgcggcgcgctggatgccaccatccgcgccgccaggCCCGGGGTCACcaccgaggagctcgacaaGATCTGCCACGCGTACATCACCGCGCACGGGGGgtacccgtcgccgctcaaCTACTACAACTTTCCAAAGTCGTGCTGCACCAGCGTCAACGAGGTCATCTGCCACGGCATCCCTGACGCCAGGCCGCTGCAGAGCGGGGATATCCTCAACGTGGACGTCACCGCGTACATCTACGGCTACCACGGCGACCTCAACGAGACGGTGCTCATCGGGGAatgcgacgacgagtccaAGCACCTGTGCATGACGGCGTACAAGTGTTTGCAGCGGGGCATCGAGACGGTGAAACCCGGGGCTAGGTACAGGGacatcggcgaggaggtcaccaagctcgcgacgcaGCGTAAGTGCTCCGTGGTCAAGAGCTACTGCGGCCACGGCATCGGCACGTTGTTCCACTGCGCCCCGAACATCCCCCACTACGCCAAGAACAAGGCTGTCGGATCCATGAAGGAGGGGCACGTGTTCACCATCGAGCCCATGATCAACGCCGGCGACTGGCGGGACGAGACGTGGCCGGATGGTTGGACGGCTGTGACCCGCGACGGTAAGCGGTCCGCGCAGTACGAGCACACGATGGTGGTGACGTCAGATGGCGTCGAGATCTTGACGCGCAGGAACGAGGACTCCCCGAGGGTGTTCCCGTGGACGGATGGGGAGAGCGAGGGGGTCGTGCCGGGGAGCTGA
- a CDS encoding predicted protein, which yields MASGDETRVAIVGGGVAGIACAQSLVANGFGKRVDIYDQGSRGPGGRTSSSRPVEVNGETMAFDHGAQFFTANDPKFKAVCEELKAKGYVARWDGVFGTLNAFDGVFIPKRRVETMGPPRQDFFKLLTADEVLVGVPTNQAICEGLRALAGDDVTAHWHTTVTGLDLDASGKTWSLSGVNKRRLDEGRAGSKEKRLSGRNAAVVVCDVMAAREGTPGTCAVRGLPERGDAANTWRAFAKVPERVGLFSCMLAFDASAPKPEFDAAVVTGSHTIGLLVRDSSKPGRVKRKDGLERWVAITTTKYAEETIASAPLTVDGEYNPQTAEYFAKIEPAIVAEARRVLGVACGDDDGEYPAPVHAKCQRWGAAYHSGAIGENYHGVPGTGGVCFFDMDAGFGMAGDFIQGPGVEAAWLSGEAAGRATVRKLKAKL from the exons ATGGCCTCCGGGGACGAGACCCGCGTGGcgatcgtcggcgggggcgtcgcgggtaTCGCGTGCGCGCAATCTCTCGTCGCGAACGGATTCGGGAAGCGAGTGGACATCTACGATCAGGGTTCCCGCGGGCCCGGagggaggacgtcgtcgtccaggccgGTCGAGGTCAACGGCGAGACGATGGCTTTCGACCACGGCGCGCAGTTCTTCACCGCGAATGATCCGAAGTTCAAG GCCGTGtgcgaggagctcaaggctaAAGGGTACGTCGCGCGCTGGGACGGCGTCTTCGGCACCCTCAACGCCTTCGACGGCGTGTTCATCCCCAAGCGCCGGGTCGAAACCATGGGACCCCCGCGGCAGGACTTCTTCAAGCtgctcaccgccgacgaggtgctCGTGGGGGTGCCCACGAATCAAGCGATCTGCGAGGGCttacgcgcgctcgcgggcgacgacgtgaccGCCCACTGGCACACCACCGTCACCGGCCTCGACCTCGATGCCTCCGGAAAGACCTGGTCCCTGTCCGGCGTGAACAAGCGGCGGCTCGACGAGGGCCGCGCGGGGTCCAAGGAAAAGAGACTGAGCGGACgcaacgccgcggtggtcgtgTGCGACgtgatggcggcgagggagggaaCCCCGGGCACGTGCGCAGTGCGCGGTTTGCCggagcggggcgacgccgcgaacacgTGGCGGGCATTCGCCAAGGtgcccgagcgcgtcggtcTCTTTTCGTGCATGCTGGCGTTTGACGCGTCGGCACCCAAACCGGAATTTGACGCGGCCGTGGTCACCGGCTCGCACACGATCGGTCTGCTGGTCAGGGACTCGTCCAAGCCCGGACGTGTAAAGCGGAAGGACGGGCTGGAGCGATGGGTGGCGATCACCACGACCAAGTACGCCGAGGAgaccatcgcgtccgcgccgctcaccgtcgacggcgagtaCAATCCCCAGACGGCCGAGTACTTCGCGAAGATCGAGCCGGCGATCGTGGCGGAGGCCAGGAGGGTCCTCGGGGTGGCttgcggcgacgacgacggcgagtacCCGGCCCCTGTACACGCCAAGTGTCAGCGGTGGGGCGCCGCGTACCACtcgggcgcgatcggcgagAATTACCACGGAGTACCCGGTACGGGCGGCGTGTGTTTCTTCGACATGGACGCCGGGTTCGGGATGGCTGGGGACTTCATCCAGGGGCCcggggtggaggcggcgtggTTGAgcggggaggcggcgggacgggcgaCGGTGCGAAAGCTGAAGGCTAAGCTGTGA
- a CDS encoding predicted protein: protein MLARAVASLARRAHHSSAAPAQRIAELVARLRDHEDREAVVFPAAERNVFGDIKPEVRWSYGELIDRAKVFAAGLRDMGYGPGQRLGVKMYNSPELVVAMVGSALAGNDVETAKTADDLLEVQCRGTLVEVDDAEIAGGMIGQHEPIVVGGGEISDPIVHWQVMMEAFKGQSPPDLPADQPGAGYYFSSPTRVATEQSLVKNGAAAAEALKMTKDDRVCVAVPLTHNMGFGFGLMAAWHVGACAVMPMLKPVDTRLTDEEHGRNRAMNVVTTLLDEKCSLAVADSHVLKSLPVFGYGKLPAGMEALRGGLTKVGSGDALGLGEPKLWCEVPFTTVGGKPK, encoded by the coding sequence ATGCTCGCAcgtgccgtcgcgtccctcgcgaggcGAGCCCACCACAGCTcggccgcccccgcgcagcGCATCGCTGAACTCGTCGCCCGACTGCGCGATCACGAAGATAGGGAGGCGGTCGTGTTCCCCGCGGCGGAACGGAACGTCTTCGGGGACATCAAGCCCGAAGTGCGTTGGAGCTACGGGGAGCTCATCGATCGGGCCAaggtcttcgccgccgggctgAGGGACATGGGATACGGACCGGGGCAGAGGCTCGGGGTCAAGATGTACAACTCTCCCGAGCTTGTCGTCGCCATGGTGGGATCCGCGCTGGCGGGTAACGACGTGGAGACGGCCAAGACCGCGGATGACCTGCTCGAGGTGCAGTGCAGGGGCACCTTGGTGGAGgttgacgacgcggagatcgCGGGAGGGATGATCGGGCAGCACGAGCCCATCGTcgtgggcgggggcgaaaTCTCCGACCCGATCGTCCACTGGCAGGTGATGATGGAGGCCTTCAAGGGCCAGTCCCCGCCGGATCTGCCCGCGGACCAACCCGGCGCGGGGTACTACTTCTCCTCCCCGACCAGGGTGGCCACCGAGCAATCGCTGGTGAAgaacggcgcggccgcggcggaggctctGAAGATGACGAAAGACGACAGGGtgtgcgtcgccgtgcccTTGACGCACAACATGGGCTTTGGCTTCGGTCTGATGGCGGCGTGGCACgtgggcgcgtgcgcggtgaTGCCCATGCTCAAGCCCGTGGACACGAGgctgacggacgaggagcacGGGCGGAACAGGGCTATGAACGTCGTGACGACGCTGCTGGACGAAAAGTGCTCGCTGGCGGTGGCCGACTCGCACGTGCTCAAGTCGCTGCCCGTGTTTGGGTACGGCAAGCTTCCCGCGGGGATGGAGGCGCTGAGGGGTGGGCTGACGAAGGTtgggagcggcgacgcgctcgggctcggggaaCCGAAGCTGTGGTGCGAAGTACCCTTCACGACAGTCGGCGGGAAGCCCAAGTAG
- a CDS encoding predicted protein, whose translation TEVQDAVLPHIMAGKDVLARAKTGSGKTIAFLLPVLEKLKRTPPERRGGISALVLSPTRELATQIQEECKQLLTFRRDINAQVVFGGTNIRTDVSRLKSERCDILVATPGRLIDHLENGDVSARLKSCDTLVFDEADRLLDMGFKPAIEKILRHVPAGRQTLLFSATVSPEIQQVAKKSLRSGHVFVDCVGEEESATNLQVKQSLVVAAQVDQFAVLKSILDEHCAKTPNHKVMCFFTTARATQLAAELFQQILPTDVIEIHSKLSQSRRTKATDAFRDASRAVMMTSDVTARGIDFPDVSLVVQIGAPSDRAQYIHRLGRTARAGKSGEGVLVLAPEEEYFAKDDVRDLPLAKVTPNHGEDDAAAVAAAMRRVDDRTKAQHYAAELGYRKGLLRKMGWNAERLVREANAYAVDFMGCREPPPMLKSTVGKMGLKGVPGLNVVSQLPGSDAGAQKPGGPGGGGGRGQRGSFERGGPPPRGSGGGRGGGSGRGGRGGRGG comes from the coding sequence ACCGAGGTGCAAGACGCGGTGCTGCCCCACATCATGGCCGGCaaggacgtcctcgcgcgcgccaagacCGGGTCGGGGAAGACGATCGCGTTTCTCCTCCCCGTGCTGGAGAAACTGAAGCGAACTCCTCCCGAGCGCAGGGGCGGCATCTCCGCGCTGGTGCTCTCCCCGACGCGTGAGCTCGCGACGCAGATTCAGGAGGAGTGTAAGCAGCTGCTCACGTTCAGGAGGGACATCAACGCGCAGGTTGTGTTCGGAGGTACCAACATCCGCACCGACGTCTCCCGTCTCAAATCCGAGCGATGCGACATCCTGGTCGCCACGCCCGGTCGGCTCATCGACCACCTCGAGAACGGGGACGTGAGCGCGCGCCTCAAATCGTGCGATACCCTCGtgttcgacgaggcggatAGATTGCTGGACATGGGGTTCAAGCCCGCCATCGAGAAGATCCTGCggcacgtccccgcgggcCGACAGACTCTGCTCTTCTCCGCCACGGTTTCACCGGAGATTCAGCAGGTGGCCAAGAAGTCGCTTCGCTCAGGTCACGTCTTCGTGGACTgcgtgggcgaggaggagtcCGCGACGAACCTGCAGGTGAAACagtcgctcgtcgtcgccgctcagGTGGACCAGTTCGCCGTGCTCAAGTccatcctcgacgagcacTGCGCTAAAACGCCCAACCACAAGGTGATGTGCTTCTTCACCACGGCGCGAGCCacgcagctcgccgccgagctcttcCAACAGATACTTCCAACAGACGTCATCGAGATCCACAGCAAGCTCTCGCAGTCGCGTCGAACGAAAGCCACGGACGCGTTCAGGGACGCGTCACGGGCGGTGATGATGACCTCGGACGTCACCGCTCGCGGCATCGACTTCCCGGACGTCTCACTCGTCGTCCAAATTGGCGCCCCGTCCGACCGGGCGCAGTACATCCACCGCCTGGGAcgaaccgcgcgggcgggtaaaagcggcgagggcgtcctcgtgctcgcgcccgaggaggaaTACTTCGCGAAGGACGACGTGAGGGACCTGCCGTTGGCGAAGGTGACGCCCAaccacggcgaggacgacgccgccgccgtcgccgccgccatgcgAAGAGTCGACGACCGGACAAAGGCGCAACACtacgccgcggagctggGATATCGTAAGGGATTGTTGCGCAAGATGGGGTGGAACGCCGAGCGCTTGgtgcgcgaggcgaacgcgTACGCGGTGGACTTCATGGGATGCCGCGAACCCCCGCCCATGCTCAAGAGCACGGTGGGCAAGATGGGACTCAAGGGCGTGCCGGGTCTGAACGTCGTGTCGCAGCTGCCGGGGTCAGACGCCGGGGCACAAAAGCCGGGCGgtcccgggggcgggggcgggagggGGCAGCGAGGAAGTTTCGAACGCGGTGGACCTCCGCCGAGGGGAAGCGGCGGTGGCCGAGGGGGGGGAAGTGGCaggggcggccgcggcggcaggggcggg
- a CDS encoding predicted protein, with the protein MPEGPKDALNKWSRKITQPKSQGASQAMLYATGLQPEDMNKPQVGVSSVWWEGNSCNMHLMDLAAKVKEGIQAEDMVGYRFNTIGVSDGISMGTPGMSFSLQSRDLIADSIETVMGGQWYDANVSLPGCDKNMPGCIIAMGRLNRPAIMIYGGTIKPGTSSQGEPLDIVSAFQSYGQYVTGAIDEETRCDIVRKSCPGAGACGGMYTANTMASAIEALGMSLPYSSSIPAEDPLKMDECFMAGKAIKHLLEIDLKPRDIMTRAAFENAMTIVIALGGSTNAVLHLIAMAHSVGIDLTLDDWQAVSDRVPFIADLKPSGKYVMEDVHKVGGTPGVLKYLMSKGLIDGSCMTCTGKTMAENLASCPDLSEGQQVIMPIEKPIKKTGHLQTLYGNIAPEGSVAKITGKEGLYFKGFAKCYDSEELMLAALSEDPESFKGSVIVIKYEGPKGGPGMPEMLTPTSAIMGAGLGNDCALITDGRFSGGSHGFVIGHITPEAQVGGPIGLIEDGDIIEIDAEKRTIEAVDVTEEIFAERRKKWEAPPLEATSGTLYKYIKCVASASQGCITDL; encoded by the exons ATGCCCGAGGGTCCCAAGGATGCCCTCAACAAGTGGTCCCGCAAGATCACCCAGCCCAAGTCCCAGGGCGCGTCCCAG GCGATGCTCTACGCCACCGGCCTCCAGCCGGAGGACATGAACAAGCCCCAGGTCGGCGTCTCCTCGGTTTGGTGGGAGGGTAACTCCTGCAACATGCACCTCatggacctcgccgcgaaggtcAAGGAGGGCATCCAGGCCGAGGACATGGTCGGCTACAGGTTTAACACCATCGGCGTGTCCGACGGTATCTCCATGGGTACCCCCGGCATGTCCTTCTCCCTTCAGTCCAGAGATCTCATCGCCGACTCCATCGAGACGGTCATGGGCGGCCAGTGGTACGACGCCAACGTCAGCCTCCCCGGCTGCGACAAGAACATGCCCGGATGCATCATCGCGATGGGCCGCCTCAACCGCCCCGCCATCATGATCTACGGCGGAACCATCAAGCCCGGCACCTCGTCCCAGGGCGAACCCCTCGACATCGTCTCCGCCTTCCAGTCCTACGGCCAgtacgtcaccggcgccatcgacgaggagacgCGCTGCGACATCGTCCGCAAGTCCTGCCCCGGAGCCGGCGCCTGCGGCGGCATGTACACGGCCAACACCATGGCCTCCGCCATCGAGGCCCTCGGCATGTCCCTCCCCTACTCGTCCTCCAtccccgccgaggaccccCTCAAGATGGACGAGTGCTTCATGGCCGGCAAGGCGATCAAGCACCTCCTCGAGATTGACCTCAAGCCCCGCGACATCatgacccgcgccgcgtttgAAAACGCCATGACCatcgtcatcgcgctcggcggttcCACCAACGCGGTGCTCCACCTCATCGCCATGGCGCACTCCGTCGGTATCGACCTCACCCTCGATGACTGGCAGGCCGTCTCCGACCGCGTTCCCTTCATCGCCGACCTCAAGCCCTCCGGCAAGTACGTGATGGAGGACGTTCACAAGGTTGGCGGTACCCCCGGCGTGCTCAAG TACCTCATGTCCAAGGGTCTCATCGACGGTAGCTGCATGACGTGCACCGGCAAGACCATGGCCGAGAACCTCGCGTCCTGCCCCGACCTCTCCGAGGGCCAGCAGGTTATCATGCCCATCGAGAAGCCCATCAAGAAGACGGGCCACCTCCAGACCCTCTACGGCAACATCGCCCCCGAGGGTTCCGTGGCCAAGATCACCGGTAAGGAGGGTCTCTACTTTAAGGGCTTCGCCAAGTGCTACGACTCCGAGGAGCtcatgctcgcggcgctctctGAGGACCCCGAATCGTTCAAGGGCTCTGTCATCGTCATCAAGTATGAGGGACCCAAGGGTGGCCCCGGCATGCCCGAGATGCTCACCCCGACCTCAGCCATCATGGGCGCGGGTCTCGGAAACGACTGCGCCCTCATCACCGACGGACGCTTCTCCGGGGGCTCCCATGGCTTCGTGATCGGCCACATAACCCCTGAGGCGCAGGTCGGCGGGCCCATCGGCCTCATCGAGGATGGCGACATCATCGAGATTGACGCCGAGAAGAGGACGATTGAGGCCGTCGACGTGACTGAGGAGATTTTCGCGGAGCGCAGGAAGAAGTGGGAGGCGCCCCCCCTGGAGGCCACCTCCGGTACCCTCTACAAGTACATCAAGTGCGTCGCATCCGCCTCGCAGGGCTGCATCACCGACCTCTGA